A genomic window from Leptospira andrefontaineae includes:
- a CDS encoding helix-turn-helix domain-containing protein gives MKTDLNKPRGIIKSITGENWSLTRSAPSQDLSFFVEHYWSVRWDMREAGPMVQENLPHPSVHLVFEKENTKIFGVVSGRFSQRLEGEGRVFGIKFKPGAFYPFYKRSLSEITDKTIRIEQVFGIPTEPLEREVFELDSESDLVQFAENFLYERLPEEDETISWVNELTEKVSNDRSILKVEDMVRLSGMNKRSLQRIFNQYVGVGPKWVINRYRMFEILDRITKDTDWVELALELGYFDQAHFIKDFKRMVGKSPEEYSKSIPEA, from the coding sequence TTGAAAACAGACTTAAACAAACCTAGAGGGATCATCAAATCCATTACGGGAGAGAATTGGAGTTTAACTAGAAGTGCTCCTTCTCAGGACTTAAGTTTTTTCGTGGAACATTATTGGTCTGTTCGATGGGACATGAGAGAAGCAGGACCTATGGTCCAAGAAAATCTTCCACACCCATCCGTTCATTTGGTTTTTGAAAAAGAGAATACCAAAATTTTCGGAGTGGTTAGCGGCAGATTCTCACAAAGGTTAGAAGGAGAAGGTCGTGTGTTCGGGATCAAGTTTAAACCCGGCGCATTCTACCCATTTTACAAAAGATCATTATCAGAGATAACAGACAAAACAATTCGAATAGAACAAGTTTTTGGAATTCCAACCGAGCCATTGGAACGAGAAGTATTCGAATTAGATTCCGAATCCGATCTAGTACAATTTGCAGAAAATTTTTTATACGAAAGACTTCCTGAAGAAGATGAAACAATCAGCTGGGTCAATGAACTAACCGAAAAAGTTTCTAACGATAGATCTATCTTGAAAGTAGAGGATATGGTCCGACTTTCCGGAATGAATAAACGATCTTTACAACGTATCTTCAATCAATATGTGGGAGTCGGTCCTAAATGGGTGATCAATCGTTACAGAATGTTTGAGATTTTAGATCGGATTACCAAAGATACTGACTGGGTCGAATTAGCATTGGAACTCGGATATTTTGATCAGGCACATTTTATAAAAGATTTCAAACGAATGGTGGGTAAAAGTCCGGAAGAATATTCCAAAAGTATTCCGGAAGCTTAA
- a CDS encoding SRPBCC domain-containing protein: protein MEIKSEIYIAAKPELVWNILVSKEESSKIFHGCGIESDFKTGSNYAYIGPGPSGDKTVHVEGKILEIIPNKILSMTLLVGSVYGEHYKNFESRTVYTLEPYGKLTRLKLVNDQIKEGDPSYERSADGGWARVLSSIKSLAETGKPLELPMGED, encoded by the coding sequence ATGGAAATCAAATCTGAAATTTATATAGCAGCAAAACCTGAACTAGTTTGGAACATTTTAGTTTCTAAGGAAGAAAGTAGCAAAATTTTTCACGGGTGCGGGATCGAATCCGATTTCAAAACAGGAAGTAATTACGCTTATATAGGACCTGGCCCTTCAGGAGACAAAACAGTTCATGTAGAAGGAAAAATTCTGGAAATTATTCCGAATAAAATCCTATCAATGACTCTTTTGGTCGGCTCCGTATATGGAGAACATTACAAAAACTTTGAGTCCAGGACGGTCTATACTTTAGAACCTTATGGTAAGTTAACCAGGTTAAAATTAGTGAACGATCAAATTAAAGAAGGAGACCCATCTTATGAGCGTTCTGCAGATGGGGGATGGGCGAGAGTTTTATCATCTATTAAAAGTTTAGCGGAAACAGGAAAACCTTTAGAGCTTCCAATGGGAGAAGATTGA
- a CDS encoding acyl-CoA thioesterase — MIITPIQTRWNDLDPFAHVNNARYMSYFEIGRVDYCSKKFNTKDIYDVPFLLARMEVDMLKAVELFHPIEVWTCVSKIGNKSWDFTSLIRHSETKEIFTKAKTVQVSYDHRNKSSIPIPDWIRKILEEDLEIFKTNFEKVD, encoded by the coding sequence ATGATTATCACTCCGATCCAAACCAGATGGAACGATTTGGATCCTTTCGCTCATGTGAATAATGCAAGATACATGTCCTATTTTGAAATAGGAAGAGTGGATTATTGTTCCAAGAAGTTTAATACAAAAGATATCTATGATGTTCCATTCTTACTTGCAAGAATGGAAGTTGATATGCTCAAAGCGGTAGAACTTTTTCATCCTATAGAAGTTTGGACCTGCGTTTCTAAAATAGGAAATAAGTCTTGGGACTTTACTTCTTTGATTCGCCATAGCGAGACCAAAGAAATTTTTACTAAGGCGAAAACGGTCCAAGTTTCTTACGACCATAGAAACAAATCCTCTATTCCGATCCCTGATTGGATCCGGAAAATTTTGGAAGAGGATTTGGAGATATTCAAAACCAATTTTGAAAAAGTAGATTGA
- the pheS gene encoding phenylalanine--tRNA ligase subunit alpha — MNLSEELDKIFEEANRLIGSSVDEADLDKNKNEYLGKKGKLTSVLKNLASLSIEEKKTVGQKANDLSKNLEEIVSKTRENLKTKGFKEQSEKEWFDVLRPLGETEPGSLHPITKIQYEIEDIFTSMGFEIWDGPEVETDFNNFGALNFTDDHPARDMQDTFYLENGNLLRTHTSAIQVRALRKLKPPFKIIGPGRVFRYEEVDASHETSFYQIEGMVVGKDISAGNMLYTMEVLLSKVFEKEVKTRLRPGFFPFVEPAFELDINCQVCGGSGCSVCKQSGWLELMPCGLVHPNVFKLNGLDPKEWTGFAFGLGLDRLVMMKYGIHDIRYLHSGNLRFLKQF; from the coding sequence ATGAATCTATCGGAAGAATTAGACAAAATTTTTGAAGAAGCAAATCGGTTGATCGGATCTTCCGTCGACGAAGCGGATCTTGACAAAAATAAGAACGAGTATCTGGGTAAAAAAGGAAAACTTACCTCAGTACTAAAAAACCTTGCTTCCTTATCTATCGAAGAAAAAAAAACTGTGGGCCAAAAGGCAAACGACTTATCTAAAAATTTAGAAGAGATCGTTTCCAAAACCAGAGAAAATCTCAAGACCAAAGGTTTTAAAGAACAATCCGAAAAAGAATGGTTCGATGTACTTCGTCCTTTGGGAGAAACTGAGCCGGGCTCATTACATCCTATTACAAAAATTCAATATGAGATCGAGGACATTTTTACCTCGATGGGTTTCGAGATCTGGGATGGACCGGAAGTAGAAACAGATTTTAATAATTTCGGCGCTTTAAATTTTACTGATGATCACCCTGCGAGAGACATGCAGGACACTTTCTATTTGGAAAATGGAAACCTTCTTCGCACACATACTTCTGCGATCCAAGTTCGTGCATTAAGAAAATTGAAACCTCCTTTTAAGATCATCGGGCCTGGCCGAGTCTTCCGTTATGAAGAAGTGGACGCTTCTCATGAAACATCTTTCTATCAGATAGAAGGTATGGTAGTCGGAAAAGATATCTCCGCAGGTAATATGCTTTATACGATGGAAGTCCTACTTTCCAAAGTTTTCGAGAAAGAAGTAAAAACCAGGCTTAGACCTGGATTTTTCCCATTCGTAGAACCCGCATTCGAGTTAGATATCAATTGCCAGGTTTGCGGAGGAAGTGGCTGTTCCGTTTGTAAACAATCCGGCTGGTTGGAACTAATGCCTTGTGGTTTGGTTCACCCGAACGTTTTCAAATTGAACGGTTTGGATCCTAAAGAATGGACCGGATTTGCATTCGGGCTCGGACTTGATAGATTAGTGATGATGAAATACGGGATCCACGATATCCGTTATTTACATTCAGGCAATCTAAGATTCTTAAAACAATTCTAA
- a CDS encoding UDP-N-acetylmuramate--L-alanine ligase, which translates to MKIHLIGIGGIAMGNLASMLRSLGHEVSGSDAGVYPPMSDKLKEWGIPYSEGFDAERVKNKDLIVVGNATSRGNPEVEEVLNSGLEYVSMSAALERYILAGKKVVVVAGTHGKTTTTFLIHHLLKETGLNPGLFVGGIRKDGFPGFEFTDGNYFVIEGDEYDTAFFDKASKFLHYRPTYAVLNALDFDHADIFKDIGEIETMFSRLLRLVPGNGKVYYWAGAANLKRICGEASKFIKSEAFEFNKKDSILTRKKGELYSGQRLLRPGFFGNHNYRNAEVALRVCEEILKKENIPKAKEKLLDALESFPGVKRRQEILFDSARSILIEDFAHHPVAVEETIRSVKQRFPGFKIISLFEPRSATSHRNVFQKEYSFAFKGSAVTMITEIYNLKKVAKDSRLDVKKLILKLPKHSGTLPFYCKDPKDLVQKVRKILPQFEKDKILILAMSNGAFGGIYPSLKELVGSRK; encoded by the coding sequence TTGAAAATCCATCTGATAGGGATAGGCGGAATAGCAATGGGGAACCTTGCTTCTATGTTAAGAAGTCTAGGTCATGAAGTTTCCGGCTCCGATGCTGGAGTGTACCCTCCCATGTCTGACAAATTGAAAGAGTGGGGAATTCCTTACTCGGAAGGTTTTGATGCAGAGAGGGTTAAAAACAAGGATCTGATCGTAGTAGGGAACGCAACCTCAAGAGGAAATCCGGAAGTAGAAGAAGTCCTTAATTCGGGATTGGAATATGTTTCCATGTCCGCTGCTTTAGAGAGATATATTCTTGCCGGAAAAAAAGTCGTAGTCGTTGCAGGAACTCACGGCAAGACCACGACTACATTTTTGATCCACCACTTACTGAAAGAGACAGGATTGAATCCGGGGTTATTCGTAGGTGGAATTCGTAAGGATGGATTTCCGGGTTTCGAATTTACTGACGGAAATTATTTCGTAATCGAAGGTGATGAGTATGATACTGCATTCTTCGATAAGGCATCTAAGTTTTTACATTATAGACCTACTTATGCAGTATTGAACGCATTAGATTTTGATCATGCAGATATTTTCAAAGATATAGGCGAAATCGAAACAATGTTCTCTCGATTATTGAGACTTGTGCCTGGTAACGGAAAAGTTTATTATTGGGCAGGTGCTGCTAATCTAAAAAGGATTTGTGGAGAAGCTTCCAAATTCATTAAATCAGAAGCGTTTGAATTTAATAAAAAGGATTCAATTCTCACTCGGAAGAAGGGAGAATTATACTCAGGCCAAAGACTTCTTCGCCCTGGATTTTTCGGAAATCATAATTATAGAAACGCAGAAGTTGCCCTAAGGGTTTGCGAAGAGATATTAAAAAAAGAAAATATTCCTAAGGCAAAAGAAAAGTTATTAGATGCGTTGGAATCCTTCCCTGGTGTAAAACGTAGACAAGAGATCTTATTCGATTCCGCCAGAAGTATTCTGATCGAGGATTTTGCACACCATCCTGTGGCAGTTGAAGAAACGATCCGCTCTGTTAAGCAAAGATTTCCAGGTTTTAAAATTATCAGCTTGTTTGAGCCTAGAAGTGCTACTTCTCACCGAAACGTTTTCCAAAAGGAATATTCTTTTGCCTTTAAGGGTTCCGCAGTGACCATGATTACTGAAATTTATAATCTGAAAAAGGTTGCTAAGGATAGCCGTCTGGACGTGAAAAAGCTGATCTTGAAACTTCCAAAACATTCTGGCACCCTTCCATTTTACTGCAAGGACCCTAAGGATCTGGTCCAGAAAGTTCGGAAAATCCTTCCCCAATTCGAGAAGGATAAAATCCTGATCCTAGCGATGTCCAATGGGGCTTTCGGCGGAATTTATCCTTCATTGAAGGAATTGGTCGGATCTAGAAAATGA
- a CDS encoding DUF4340 domain-containing protein — MRNKLYLLGLVVVLLFLAFFLLEKTKEDATEIEYWKLSLDRIEYYPPSEQWVERTGDKFYSKPFTISVKGGIKKGEKFFTVLNKDAETGADIEYEGGYNSDNTVRDFGTYRVKGTEEILEGIQIKDSLQLGEDSPKLVFYSGNVSKTLRIGKKHSLGSTRVILHEGPVRNILTSSSYLFDRFQKGPQDFRQKSILTLNKEYVKEISYIDENGTSIRIDNTPFESNSIKKNFWRRLSGEIILLEPKLGEDLYRYMTGLKVETFPDDENGAGFGIGNILAPNADKSEFSLASVKVLISDGNEIVYRFHKETTIGDKKLTPIIRIINSNFKEPPVYVVANAFTQIQTAAKAIKDAKAIVKPDKSKPGNTSRKK, encoded by the coding sequence ATGCGTAATAAACTTTATCTACTCGGCTTAGTAGTCGTTTTACTTTTTCTGGCCTTCTTCCTTTTGGAAAAAACTAAGGAAGATGCGACAGAGATTGAATATTGGAAACTATCTTTAGATCGTATCGAATATTATCCTCCTAGTGAACAATGGGTAGAAAGAACCGGAGATAAATTTTATTCTAAACCTTTTACGATCTCTGTGAAAGGAGGGATCAAGAAGGGAGAAAAATTTTTCACAGTATTAAACAAAGATGCTGAGACCGGCGCCGATATAGAATACGAAGGCGGTTATAATTCTGACAATACCGTTAGAGATTTTGGGACCTATAGAGTAAAAGGAACAGAAGAGATCTTAGAAGGGATCCAAATCAAAGATTCTTTGCAGCTCGGAGAAGATTCTCCTAAATTGGTTTTCTATTCAGGGAATGTTTCCAAAACTTTGAGGATTGGAAAAAAACATTCTTTGGGTTCTACTCGAGTAATTTTACATGAGGGACCGGTCCGTAATATTTTAACTTCTTCTTCCTATCTATTTGATAGATTCCAAAAAGGTCCCCAAGATTTCCGTCAAAAAAGTATTCTGACCTTGAATAAGGAATATGTAAAAGAAATTTCTTATATAGATGAGAACGGGACTTCTATTCGTATCGATAATACCCCATTCGAATCCAATAGTATTAAAAAGAATTTTTGGCGTAGACTTTCCGGAGAGATTATCTTACTGGAACCGAAGCTTGGAGAGGATCTATATAGATACATGACTGGTTTGAAGGTGGAAACTTTTCCGGATGATGAGAACGGAGCAGGATTCGGTATAGGCAATATTTTGGCTCCTAACGCGGACAAGTCCGAATTTTCCTTAGCGAGTGTAAAAGTTTTGATTTCCGATGGGAACGAGATCGTATATCGTTTCCATAAAGAGACAACCATCGGAGATAAAAAGCTGACTCCGATCATCCGAATTATAAATTCTAATTTTAAAGAACCTCCGGTATATGTAGTGGCAAATGCGTTTACTCAAATCCAAACGGCTGCCAAGGCGATCAAGGATGCAAAAGCAATTGTAAAACCTGATAAGTCTAAACCTGGAAATACTTCTCGGAAAAAATAA